One genomic segment of Rubripirellula amarantea includes these proteins:
- a CDS encoding carboxypeptidase M32, whose protein sequence is MNTDQLKNIDQQKFDRVCTIAREAMMIQTSADTLEWDERTRMPAAAGDYRASQVSLLRAETHKRRTDVEFGGLVEELYETLDDKDAHDDVTATIRGLHRDFMRDRCLPTELVRATSEATVRGQQAWDAARKADDFSLFRDSLQRVVDLKRESGNLIGAATQRSCYEALLDEYEPDAKVDQLQATFDSLRGPLVELIAAIADAPRQPDVSLLERSYDIDAQRAFGTRVSSAIGFDYQRGRLDETSHPFCTTLGPRDIRILTRYESNWLPSGLFGTLHEAGHGMYEQGLRDDWFGLPPGSYVSLGMHESQSRLWENQVGRSKAFWSWLYADAQKTFASNLSDVPLDDFYFAINTIRPSLIRVEADEATYNLHILIRFDLERQLIEGGLSVDELPEAWNARYQNDLGVTPPSDANGVLQDVHWSAGLIGYFPTYTLGNLASAQLYDAAEASLGDLSKMFERGEFAPLAGWLNEHVYRHGRCFSGLELVENATGKPLSAEPLIAYLRGKLAPLYGI, encoded by the coding sequence ATGAATACTGACCAACTCAAAAACATTGACCAACAGAAGTTCGACCGGGTCTGCACGATCGCGCGTGAAGCGATGATGATTCAGACTTCGGCAGATACCCTCGAATGGGACGAACGAACTCGGATGCCTGCAGCGGCAGGCGACTATCGAGCGTCACAGGTTTCGCTGCTGCGAGCTGAAACGCACAAACGACGCACCGACGTTGAGTTTGGCGGATTGGTCGAAGAACTTTATGAAACTCTAGATGACAAGGACGCGCACGATGACGTGACTGCGACCATCCGAGGCCTGCATCGAGACTTCATGCGAGACCGCTGTTTGCCAACGGAACTGGTGCGTGCAACTTCGGAAGCGACGGTGCGCGGACAACAAGCTTGGGATGCTGCTCGCAAAGCAGATGACTTTTCGTTGTTCCGAGATTCGCTGCAACGAGTCGTCGATCTCAAAAGAGAGAGTGGCAATTTGATTGGCGCAGCAACGCAAAGGTCTTGCTACGAAGCGTTGTTGGACGAATACGAGCCTGATGCGAAAGTTGACCAATTGCAGGCGACCTTCGATTCGCTGCGAGGACCCCTCGTTGAATTAATCGCCGCGATCGCCGATGCACCTCGCCAGCCTGATGTCTCGCTATTGGAAAGATCCTACGACATTGATGCTCAGCGGGCTTTTGGTACTCGAGTGTCTTCGGCAATTGGGTTCGACTACCAACGCGGCCGCCTCGATGAAACCTCGCACCCGTTTTGTACCACGCTGGGGCCGCGCGATATTCGAATCCTGACCCGCTATGAATCGAATTGGTTGCCGAGTGGATTGTTCGGCACGCTCCACGAAGCAGGACACGGGATGTACGAACAAGGGTTGCGTGATGATTGGTTTGGATTGCCACCGGGTTCGTACGTATCGCTGGGAATGCACGAGTCACAGTCTCGGTTGTGGGAAAACCAAGTGGGGCGAAGCAAGGCGTTCTGGAGCTGGCTGTACGCGGATGCTCAGAAAACGTTTGCGTCGAACTTAAGTGACGTGCCTTTAGATGATTTCTATTTCGCGATCAACACGATCCGCCCCAGCCTGATCCGAGTTGAAGCCGACGAAGCGACCTACAACTTACACATTTTGATTCGATTCGATTTAGAGCGTCAGCTAATCGAGGGTGGACTTAGCGTTGACGAATTGCCGGAAGCTTGGAACGCTCGCTACCAAAACGATCTCGGCGTCACGCCACCATCAGACGCCAACGGAGTGCTGCAAGACGTTCATTGGTCGGCGGGACTGATTGGTTATTTTCCGACTTATACGCTGGGCAACCTAGCATCGGCTCAGTTGTACGATGCGGCGGAAGCGTCGTTGGGGGATTTGTCGAAGATGTTCGAAAGAGGCGAATTCGCGCCGCTTGCCGGTTGGCTAAATGAACACGTCTATCGTCACGGGCGGTGCTTCTCGGGGTTGGAATTGGTCGAAAACGCCACCGGTAAACCACTGTCGGCAGAGCCCTTGATTGCGTACCTGCGTGGAAAGCTCGCACCTCTCTACGGGATCTAG